In the Clavelina lepadiformis chromosome 8, kaClaLepa1.1, whole genome shotgun sequence genome, one interval contains:
- the LOC143469110 gene encoding nmrA-like family domain-containing protein 1: protein MKKAVCIIAAFPEINREGNDRGDGVSQEYFTCNERYWHSSAANQCISATRALLQNREEFLVKILTSASSDSSLVRKLKSLKPDIVLSGVAVEKTSEVAKQIDGSFGVFLVTDTIYDRGTSVEEEVAIGRAVGDACLKCGIKHVIYSTQMHVYASIGLRSDPCDSKAHIADYFTNIGLPRTLLVIPPLYEDFSHGVFKPLKTDRDNLYKIVAPTGYIPIDLISFKDLGSCICSIFKDCKQWVGKTITLSGDKMTLKEYAQILTHHLFPCNIEDAPVTPEEFIARHSWDGVEDMANYFDYLTRGVQRNNQITTMSLDKDVMSFYDWSKANKEILKRLIAE from the exons ATGAAGAAAGCGGTGTGCATTATAGCAGCTTTTCCTGAAATAAACAGAGAAGGTAACGACAGGGGAGATGGGGTAAGTCAGGAATATTTTACTTGCAATGAAAGGTATTGGCATTCTTCTGCTGCCAATCAATGTATTTCTGCAACTCGAGCACTTCTTCAAAATCGGGAAGAGTTTTTGGTCAAAATATTAACATCTGCATCCTCCG ATTCTTCACTCGTGCGCAAATTGAAATCCCTAAAACCAGACATAGTTTTATCTGGGGTTGCCGTTGAAAAAACCTCGGAAGTAGCAAAGCAAATCGATGGGTCTTTCGGCGTTTTCCTTGTCACTGATACAATCTACGACCGAGGAACGTCGGTTGAA GAGGAAGTAGCCATCGGAAGGGCCGTGGGTGACGCATGCTTGAAATGCGGAATAAAGCACGTGATCTATAGCACACAGATGCATGTGTACGCTTCCATCGGTTTGAGATCGGATCCATGCGACTCAAAAGCTCATATTGCTGATTACTTCACAAACATCGGTTTACCCAGGACGCTGCTTGTAATCCCGCCTCTTTATGAAGATTTCTCTCACGGGGTTTTCAAACCGCTTAAAACAGATAGGGACAACTTGTACAAGATCG TTGCACCAACCGGGTATATACCAATTGATTTGATAAGTTTTAAAGACCTCGGTTCGTGTATTTGTTCCATTTTCAAGGACTGCAAACAATGGGTTGGAAAGACGATCACATTATCGGGTGATAAAATGACTCTAAAG GAATACGCACAAATACTGACTCATCATCTTTTTCCCTGTAACATAGAAGACGCTCCT GTCACCCCAGAGGAGTTTATTGCCCGCCATTCATGGGATGGAGTTGAGGACATGGCCAATTACTTTGACTACTTGACACGTGGCGTCCAACGAAACAATCAAATCACTACAATGTCACTGGATAAAGACGTCATGTCATTCTATGACTGGTccaaagcaaacaaagaaatctTAAAGAGATTGATTGCAGAATGA
- the LOC143468631 gene encoding uncharacterized protein LOC143468631 — protein MERHLLNLLCILIIAYAKTCEAIESLHDVDTLKESCTSAPALIIQNETKRLECCKEVSGSVNYYWLRRDYYLSRRLSTLQVLDCPQFEVECHNRPFAALPFTSLMYDRFCNLSNLIETCREKVQNPAVLDNEELLPFTLETWTKLTSSLNSSTLSFLQLQDPCIQVALYDSPSGSSGHYHELTPFSFFCTTMWCGFDEDSITRWQISSWAWMPTRCQINIAVVLIILVLLAFTITVGNVTIMWVYVSERKKLLNSQTIFRLGLAVVDLMVGVIVLPYGVWIFYQLYFNPIKVETLYNVTGKVNRENSFELVLEYREIIYTEDEILQSVAIHVIGFITDFSLFVSIFLLAISGVDRLNAIWRPLQYRKDKAKRFATIACVFIYSLLIVISSLPYLVASISYNGLMGSAIVIIYGHSYLTYYACVFVAPLVFTWVVSVAIYAVSRKNFKKRRHLFGNSRQNIAQQQRLNRTLGLMVSAFSFSVFPSLSFTWVWVLLSTDPPQDKLIYVPEAANIIQEVSVILLVSNSLWNCLIYSVRQKEFRQVATEKYRRLFRFPASLLIRAICGRLD, from the exons ATGGAACGACACTTGTTAAACCTTCTTTGCATCTTAATCATCGCTTATGCAAAGACATGTGAGGCAATCGAAAGCTTGCATGACGTGGATACGCTTAAGGAAAGTTGTACTTCAGCCCCAGCCTTGATCATACAAAATGAGACGAAGAGACTGGAATGCTGCAAGGAAGTAAGCGGCAGTGTCAACTACTATTGGTTGAGAAGAGATTATTACTTGAGCAGGCGACTGTCGACTTTGCAAGTGTTGGATTGCCCCCAATTTGAAGTAGAATGCCACAATCGGCCTTTTGCGGCTCTACCTTTTACATCGCTGATGTACGACAGGTTCTGTAACCTTTCTAATCTGATAGAAACCTGTCGAGAGAAAGTGCAGAACCCCGCCGTGCTGG ACAATGAAGAGCTTTTGCCGTTCACGCTCGAAACTTGGACGAAACTAACAAGCAGTTTGAACTCGTCGACTCTCTCCTTCTTACAGTTGCAAGATCCTTGCATTCAG GTGGCATTGTACGACTCTCCTAGCGGCAGTTCAGGTCACTATCACGAACTTACGCCTTTTTCCTTCTTTTGCACCACCATGTGGTGCGGTTTTGACGAAGATTCCATCACAAGGTGGCAGATCTCATCATGGGCTTGGATGCCTACCAG ATGCCAAATAAATATTGCCGTCGTTTTGATCATTCTTGTTCTTCTGGCATTTACAATCACCGTGGGAAACGTCACCATCATGTGGGTATACGTAAGCGAGAGAAAAAAGCTTCTAAACAGCCAAACCATATTTCGGCTAGGGTTGGCCGTTGTAGATCTTATGGTTGGTGTCATTGTACTCCCATACGGGGTTTGGATTTTCTATCAACTCTATTTCAACCCAATTAAAGTAGAAACCTTGTATAACGTAACTGGTAAAGTAAACAGAGAAAATAGTTTTGAGCTGGTGCTGGAGTATCGTGAAATCATTTATACGGAAGACGAAATTCTTCAAAGCGTTGCCATACATGTCATCGGGTTCATCACAgatttttcattatttgtttCGATATTTCTTTTGGCAATTTCCGGGGTTGATCGTTTAAACGCCATTTGGCGGCCGTTGCAGTACAGGAAAGATAAAGCGAAACGTTTCGCCACCATTGCTTGCGTTTTTATATACTCTCTTCTAATAGTCATATCGTCCCTACCTTACCTCGTTGCCAGCATCAGCTACAACGGTTTGATGGGGAGTGCAATTGTGATTATTTACGGCCATTCTTACCTTACTTATTACGCTTGCGTTTTCGTTGCCCCGCTTGTGTTTACCTGGGTGGTATCTGTGGCAATCTACGCAGTTTCCaggaaaaattttaagaagCGGCGACACCTGTTCGGAAACTCGAGGCAAAACATTGCACAGCAGCAGCGTCTTAATAGGACCCTGGGCTTAATGGTGTCCGCTTTCTCGTTCAGCGTTTTTCCTTCTCTATCATTCACTTGGGTGTGGGTCTTGCTATCAACAGATCCTCCACAGGATAAACTCATCTACGTCCCTGAGGCAGCAAACATTATACAAGAAGTGAGCGTCATACTACTGGTGAGCAATAGCCTGTGGAATTGCTTAATCTACAGCGTCAGACAGAAAGAATTTCGTCAGGTGGCAACTGAAAAATACCGACGACTTTTCCGGTTTCCAGCGTCGTTGCTGATTCGAGCCATTTGTGGACGACTTGATTGA
- the LOC143469713 gene encoding alpha-tectorin-like, whose protein sequence is MTLLWFLLLFFQFQSIAWAQNETVCSEAPDIYLDESEVIMLTDGPGYLVISKTAVEDASSVASQCRVYADNDAVTFNLTSLLDCDPYITQDNDTLTVTYTIRSVPNVNTSFVIQRFTNFCLNVTCSFDINLLLNSSDGIYPQIRKLELDPVENVGEFDVSLAYQANEDFSTELNVSSVKVPDYLYVKATLRVDPGVEDDYVLQAEHCWASAEEGSMSPMYPIIQGGCKASKAWEDEDAIVVTENYESNFVKFRFQSFVWSGRSQDLQRIFVYCNLVICLPGEEDCSSPCDKRKRRDAPQITEGYRHKLASSGPINLKTPEKPNCEKNNGGCSEICEMHGDAIFCSCFEGKLLQENGKTCAVTESESEHIVVINLSSSQTFIITVTMVTLVLVVTGGILRFFYQKWRTSGKKLQC, encoded by the exons ATGACCCTTTTGTGGTTTCTGCTGCTATTCTTTCAATTTCAGA GTATTGCCTGGGCTCAAAACGAAACAGTTTGTAGTGAAGCACCCGATATTTA ccTAGATGAAAGCGAAGTCATTATGCTAACGGACGGTCCAGGATATTTGGTCATCTCGAAAACAGCCGTTGAGGACGCGTCGAGTGTTGCGTCACAGTGCAGAGTTTACGCAGATAACGATGCCGTGACCTTTAACCTCACTTCCCTACTGGACTGTGATCCTTATATTACG CAAGACAACGATACTCTTACGGTAACTTACACCATTCGATCAGTTCCAAATGTCAATACATCGTTCGTGATCCAGAGGTTCACAAATTTCTGCCTGAATGTAACTTGCTCATTCGATATTAATCTTCTCCTAAACAGCTCTGATGGAATTTACCCACAAATCAG GAAACTTGAGTTGGATCCTGTCGAAAATGTTGGTGAATTTGACGTATCGTTGGCTTATCAAGCAAACGAGGATTTTTCTACGGAACTCAACGTTTCCTCTGTCAAAGTTCCTGACTACTTGTATGTAAAAGCAACACTGAGGGTGGACCCTGGAGTGGAAGACGATTATGTCTTGCAG GCTGAACACTGCTGGGCATCTGCGGAAGAGGGAAGTATGAGCCCGATGTACCCAATCATACAAGGAGG GTGCAAGGCCAGTAAAGCGTGGGAGGACGAAGACGCTATTGTGGTCACCGAGAATTACGAATCAAATTTTGTTAAGTTTCGTTTTCAGTCATTCGTTTGGTCCGGCCGGAGTCAAGATCTACAAaggatttttgtttattgcaacCTTGTCATATGCCTGCCAGGTGAAGAAGACTGCTCCTCTCCA TGTGACAAGAGAAAACGACGCGATGCGCCGCAGATCACGGAAGGCTACCGGCACAAACTGGCTTCATCAGGACCGATCAATTTAAAAACCCCAGAAAAACCGAATTGCGAAAAG AACAACGGCGGATGTAGCGAGATATGCGAGATGCATGGTGATGCCATATTTTGTTCATGCTTTGAAGGAAAACTGCTGCAAGAAAATGGAAAGACTTGTGCCG TGACAGAATCGGAAAGCGAACACATTGTTGTGATCAATCTATCGAGCAGTCAGACTTTCATCATAACGGTAACCATGGTTACACTTGTGCTGGTAGTAACAGGTGGCATACTCAGATTCTTCTATCAAAAATGGCGCACTTCCGGGAAAAAACTCCAATGCTGA
- the LOC143468267 gene encoding endoplasmic reticulum chaperone BiP-like produces MVEMKILSTFILSLCVSFVFCDEDTRDLGTVIGIDLGTTYSCVGVFKNGRVEIIANDQGNRITPSYVAFTAEGDRLIGDAAKNQLTSNPENTVFDAKRLIGRTWNDPGVQSDKKYFPFAVIDKKSKPHVQVNVKGEKKTFAPEEISAMVLNKMKEIAEAYLGKEVTHAVVTVPAYFNDAQRQATKDAGTIAGLNVMRIINEPTAAAIAYGLDKKEGEKNILVFDLGGGTFDVSMLTIDNGVFEVIATNGDTHLGGEDFDQIVMDHFMKVYKKKTGKDIRKDNRAVQKLRREVEKAKRALSSQQTTRVEIESFFEGDDFSESLSRAKFEELNMKLFRSTMTPVKKVLEDSDLDIKDVDEVVLVGGSTRIPKIQSLVKEFFKGKEPNRGINPDEAVAYGAAVQAGILGGESDTGDVVLLDVCPLTLGIETVGGVMTKLIPRNTVVPTKKSQIFSTASDNQPTVTINVLEGERAMVKDNHHLGKFDLTGIPSAPRGVPQIEVTFEIDVNGILRVSAEDKGTGNKEKITIKNDDNRLSEEDIQRMVNDAEKFAADDQKTKERVDARNDLEGYAYSLKNQVKDKEKLGGKLSEDDKETINKAVEETISWLEDHQEGTEKEEYETQKKKMEEVVQPIVSKLYQGSEGGAGGAEDKDEL; encoded by the exons ATGGTAGAAATGAAAATCCTttcaacatttattttaagtCTTTGTGTGTCATTTGTGTTTTGTGATGAAGATACCAGAGATCTTGGTACTGTGATTGGTATTGATCTTGGTACAACCTATTCGTG CGTTGGTGTTTTCAAGAACGGAAGAGTTGAAATTATAGCAAATGACCAGGGAAATCGGATCACTCCATCCTATGTGGCATTTACAGCTGAGGGTGATCGTTTAATTGGAGATGCAGCCAAGAACCAGTTGACTTCAAATCCAGAAAACACCGTTTTCGATGCAAAGCGTTTAATTGGTAGAACTTGGAATGACCCAGGAGTCCAGAgtgacaaaaaatatttccccTTTGCTGTTATTGACAAAAAGAGCAAACCGCATGTACAGGTCAACGTGAAGGGAGAGAAAAAG acATTTGCCCCCGAGGAAATAAGTGCCATGGTTCTgaataaaatgaaagaaattgcTGAAGCTTACTTGGGCAAAGAAGTCACACACGCCGTAGTTACTGTACCCGCCTATTTCAATGATGCTCAGCGACAAGCCACCAAAGATGCAGGCACCATCGCTGGTCTCAATGTTATGAGAATCATCAATGAACC AACTGCTGCCGCAATCGCTTACGGCTTGGACAAGAAGGAAGGAGAAAAGAACATTCTTGTTTTCGATCTTGGTGGTGGTACTTTTGACGTGTCCATGTTGACCATTGACAATGGTGTTTTTGAAGTAATTGCGACTAATGGCGATACCCACTTAG GTGGTGAAGATTTTGATCAGATTGTAATGGATCATTTCATGAAAgtttacaaaaagaaaactgGTAAAGATATAAGAAAGGACAATAGGGCTGTACAAAAACTCCGTCGTgaagttgaaaaagcaaaacgtGCCCTTTCCTCACAACAAACTACCAGAGTGGAAATTGAAAGTTTCTTTGAAGGAGATGACTTTTCTGAATCGTTGTCAAGAGCAAAATTTGAAGAATTAAACATG AAACTGTTTCGATCCACCATGACTCCTGTGAAGAAAGTACTGGAAGACTCTGATCTTGACATTAAGGATGTTGATGAGGTCGTTCTTGTTGGAGGATCAACCAGGATTCCCAAAATTCAATCGCTTGTCAAAGAGTTTTTCAAAGGCAAGGAGCCAAACAGAGGGATCAATCCTGACGAAGCTGTTGCTTATGGAGCAGCCGTGCAAGCTGGAATACTTGGCGGAGAGTCAGATACTG GTGATGTTGTCTTGTTGGATGTCTGTCCATTGACTCTTGGTATTGAAACAGTTGGCGGTGTTATGACTAAACTCATTCCTCGCAACACTGTGGTCCCAACTAAGAAATctcaaattttttcaactGCAAGTGATAACCAGCCCACTGTGACAATCAACGTTCTAGAAG GTGAGAGAGCTATGGTGAAGGATAATCATCATCTTGGCAAATTTGATTTGACCGGAATTCCTTCCGCTCCACGTGGTGTACCACAGATCGAGGTTACATTCGAGATTGATGTCAACGGTATTTTGAGAGTTTCGGCTGAAGATAAAGGAACTGGAAACAAGGAAAAGATTACCATTAAGAACGATGACAACCGATTGTCTGAGGAGGACATCCAAAGGATGGTTAATGATGCTGAAAAGTTTGCAGCCGATGACCAGAAG ACGAAAGAACGCGTTGATGCACGAAACGATTTGGAAGGCTATGCCTACTCACTCAAAAATCAAGTCAAAGACAAGGAAAAGTTAGGTGGTAAGCTGTCGGAAGATGACAAAGAAACCATCAACAAAGCAGTTGAAGAAACGATTTCCTGGCTCGAAGATCACCAGGAAGGCACAGAAAAGGAGGAATATGAAAcccagaaaaagaaaatggaagAAGTTGTGCAACCCATAGTCTCTAAACTCTACCAAGGAAGCGAGGGAGGAGCTGGAGGTGCTGAAGACAAAGATGAGTTATAA
- the LOC143468268 gene encoding UDP-N-acetylhexosamine pyrophosphorylase-like protein 1, which translates to MSEMTDVLEELRLHKQEQLLVHFDDLDAKEKQNLLNDIKNVDFGHLEDIRKRSNELSKSRQSGRLDKFMEPIPSEQFGSIARGSAQDKLKWEKAGLECIAEGKVAVLVLAGGQGTRLGVPYPKGMYDVGLPSGKSLYQIKAERIKRLQDLAFERTGKHGIITWYIMTSEATMGQTRDYFKDNNYFGLSENNVKFFEQFTLPCIDFDGKILLANKHKIACAPDGNGGLYKALTRRKVLDDMERRGIECTHVHCVDNILTKTADPVFIGFCRLMKADCGAKVVEKTEPNEAVGVICKVDGVCQAVEYSEISSATASKKDNSGTRLMFNAGNICNHFFSTDFLKNVCSAHKELPHHVAKKKIPHVNRKGEVVRPTTPNGMKMEKFVFDVFQYAKHFVVFEVPREDEFSPLKNAEGATSCGPLQSRWSLASLHHRRIVSAGGSIVDSDGNEVPPLTGVESHEGEYPVVCEISPLLSYDGEGLAKYCDNVKFQSPVILDKDLLNRNGNA; encoded by the exons atgagTGAAATGACTGATGTGCTGGAAGAGCTTCGTCTTCACAAGCAAGAACAACTGTTAGTTCATTTTGATGATTTAGATGCCAAAGAAAAACAGAATTTGCTAAACGACATCAAAAACGTAGACTTTGGCCATCTTGAAG ATATTCGCAAACggtcaaatgaactgtcaaaAAGTCGGCAAAGTGGACGACTAGACAAGTTTATGGAACCAATCCCATCAGAACAATTTGGCAGCATAGCCAGGGGCAGTGCTCAAGATAAACTGAAGTGGGAAAAAGCTG GCCTGGAATGCATTGCTGAAGGCAAAGTGGCTGTCTTGGTGTTGGCTGGTGGCCAGGGTACAAGACTTGGTGTACCTTATCCCAAGGGAATGTATGATGTAGGTTTGCCATCCGGCAAATCACTTTATCAAATCAAGGCAGAACGAATCAAAAGGCTTCAAGATTTGGCGTTCGAAAGAACGGGAAAACATGGCATTATAACTTG GTACATCATGACAAGTGAAGCCACCATGGGTCAAACTCGAGATTATTTCAAAGACAACAATTATTTTGGTCTATCTGAAAATAACGTCAAGTTTTTTGAACAGTTTACATTACCCTGTATTGATTTTGATGGTAAAATCCTTCTTGCAAACAAGCATAAGATCGCCTGTGCGCCTG ATGGAAATGGAGGCTTGTACAAAGCCCTCACACGTCGCAAGGTATTAGATGATATGGAACGACGGGGAATCGAATGTACTCACGTACACTGCGTTGATAACATCCTCACAAAAACTGCTGACCCCGTTTTTATTGGGTTTTGCAGACTTATGAAAGCTGACTGTGGTGCGAAG GTTGTTGAGAAAACTGAACCCAACGAAGCAGTAGGCGTTATTTGCAAGGTGGATGGTGTATGCCAG GCTGTAGAATACAGTGAAATCTCAAGTGCCACCGCCAGCAAAAAAGATAACTCTGGAACGAGGTTGATGTTCAATGCAGGAAACATTTGCAATCATTTCTTTTCTACTGATTTTTTGAAGAATGTTTGCAG TGCACATAAAGAATTACCTCACCATGTTGCCAAGAAGAAAATACCTCACGTCAATCGTAAGGGGGAAGTGGTCAGACCAACCACTCCAAATGGAATGAAAATGGAGAAATTCGTTTTTGATGTCTTTCAATATGCAAA GCACTTTGTGGTGTTCGAAGTGCCAAGAGAAGATGAGTTTTCTCCATTGAAAAATGCTGAAGGTGCAACATCGTGTGGTCCATTGCAGTCTCGATGGTCCCTTGCGTCATTACATCACAG AAGAATTGTAAGTGCTGGTGGCTCTATAGTTGATAGCGATGGAAATGAAGTCCCTCCGCTGACTGG GGTGGAAAGTCATGAAGGAGAATATCCAGTGGTTTGCGAAATATCGCCATTATTATCATACGATGGGGAG GGTCTAGCGAAATATTGTGATAATGTGAAGTTTCAATCTCCAGTCATCCTTGACAAAGACTTGCTCAACAGAAATGGAAATGCATAA